The Blastocatellia bacterium genome includes a window with the following:
- the ileS gene encoding isoleucine--tRNA ligase: MKQTINLPAKILPMRANLIESEPARLASWRAMRLYEKILESRRGRPVFLLHDGPPYANGPIHIGHALNKILKDFIVKSRTMMGYLCPYIPGWDCHGLPIEIKVDEKLGARKAQMSLVEIRREARQHAAYYMKAQSEEFQRLGVLGDFDHPYSTMDYAYQADIVRVLARFIEKGSVYKGLRSVHWCIHCQTALAEAEIEYEDHRSPSVYVAFPLASDPAAIDPALAGRKISVVIWTTTPWTLPANLGIAFNPGFEYSAVAVNGDVFIVAKELLAAVAEKCRWTNPQTVATFPGWRLDRLHARHPWLDRSSLLMLGDHVTLDAGTGCVHTAPGHGYEDYVIGQRYGLEVYSPVDARGHFTSDVAHFAGMQVFEANAAIIAHLERIGALLSSEEITHSYPHCWRCHNPVIFRATPQWFISMEKTGLRQRALEAIERVRWIPAWGLERMRNAIRTRPDWCISRQRVWGVPITVFYCDRCEAILADPKIIAHVADIFEREGADVWYEKEAEYFLPDGTRCPACGATTFRKETDILDVWIDSGTSSLAVLERRGLPWPADIYLEGGDQFRGWFNSSLMVALEVKGDAPYRTVITSGWTVDAEGQKMSKSRGNVIEPQEVVSKSGAEILRLWAAASDYHEDVRISDEILTRLIEAYRKIRNTACYLVNNLYDFDPARDAVPLAEMYEIDRWILAELTERQEKVLRAYEDYEFHIVFHTLYAFCTVELSAIYFDILKDRLYTFAPKSHGRRSAQTALYYLLDRLTRLLAPILAFTADEIWSKIPGRASVELPSVHLAEFPPLEHEWRDPHLLSRWRRLLEIRSAVLKELEVKRMEKLIGASLEAKVILAAGGELYDFLAGFRDHLASVFITSQVVLERAEGDGLRITVVRAEGQKCERCWNYSPTVGQSDRYPTVCARCLATLRELEANAGM, from the coding sequence TTGAAACAGACCATTAATCTACCGGCGAAAATTCTGCCGATGAGGGCCAACCTCATCGAGAGCGAGCCGGCGCGGCTGGCCTCCTGGCGCGCCATGCGCCTCTATGAGAAGATTCTGGAATCGCGGCGCGGCCGTCCCGTCTTCCTCCTTCATGACGGGCCGCCGTATGCCAACGGGCCGATTCACATCGGCCATGCGTTGAACAAGATTTTGAAAGATTTCATCGTCAAGTCGCGCACGATGATGGGCTACTTATGTCCCTACATTCCCGGCTGGGATTGTCACGGCCTGCCGATTGAGATCAAAGTGGATGAAAAACTCGGTGCCCGCAAAGCGCAGATGTCGCTCGTGGAGATTCGCCGCGAGGCGCGTCAGCACGCCGCCTACTACATGAAGGCGCAATCCGAAGAGTTCCAGCGGTTGGGCGTGCTCGGTGACTTCGATCATCCCTATTCCACGATGGATTATGCCTATCAAGCGGACATCGTGCGCGTCCTTGCCCGCTTCATCGAAAAGGGCAGCGTCTATAAGGGGCTTCGTTCGGTCCACTGGTGCATTCACTGTCAGACAGCACTGGCCGAGGCCGAGATCGAGTACGAAGACCACAGGAGTCCGTCCGTCTATGTCGCGTTCCCTCTGGCGAGCGATCCGGCGGCGATTGATCCGGCGCTGGCCGGACGGAAGATCTCGGTCGTCATCTGGACGACGACTCCCTGGACTCTGCCGGCCAATCTCGGGATTGCCTTCAACCCGGGATTCGAGTACAGCGCCGTCGCCGTCAATGGAGACGTCTTCATCGTCGCCAAAGAGCTACTGGCCGCGGTGGCGGAGAAATGCCGTTGGACGAATCCGCAAACGGTGGCCACATTCCCCGGTTGGAGACTCGATCGCCTGCACGCCCGTCATCCCTGGCTCGATCGGTCTTCGCTCTTGATGCTCGGCGATCACGTCACGCTCGATGCCGGTACCGGTTGTGTGCATACGGCTCCCGGTCATGGATATGAGGACTACGTGATCGGTCAACGGTATGGACTGGAGGTGTACTCGCCGGTAGATGCGCGGGGGCATTTCACGTCGGATGTCGCTCATTTTGCCGGAATGCAGGTCTTCGAGGCCAATGCCGCCATCATCGCCCATCTTGAGCGAATCGGCGCTTTGCTCTCCAGCGAAGAGATCACCCACTCCTATCCCCATTGCTGGCGCTGTCACAATCCGGTGATCTTCCGGGCGACGCCTCAATGGTTCATCTCGATGGAGAAGACGGGGCTTCGCCAGCGCGCCCTGGAAGCCATTGAGCGCGTGCGCTGGATCCCCGCCTGGGGACTGGAGCGGATGCGCAATGCCATTCGGACGCGCCCGGACTGGTGCATCTCCCGCCAGCGCGTCTGGGGCGTTCCCATCACCGTCTTTTATTGCGACCGCTGCGAAGCCATTCTCGCCGATCCGAAGATCATCGCTCATGTCGCCGACATCTTTGAGCGGGAGGGCGCGGACGTCTGGTACGAGAAAGAAGCGGAGTACTTCTTGCCCGACGGAACGCGCTGTCCCGCCTGCGGGGCCACCACGTTCCGAAAGGAGACGGATATTCTCGACGTGTGGATTGATTCAGGGACGAGTTCCCTCGCCGTTCTGGAGCGGCGCGGCTTGCCCTGGCCGGCGGATATCTATCTGGAGGGCGGCGATCAATTTCGCGGCTGGTTCAATTCCTCGCTCATGGTGGCGCTCGAAGTCAAAGGCGATGCCCCCTATCGCACGGTCATCACCTCGGGCTGGACGGTTGATGCCGAGGGTCAGAAGATGTCCAAATCGCGCGGCAATGTCATCGAGCCCCAGGAAGTCGTGAGCAAAAGCGGTGCCGAGATTCTCCGTCTCTGGGCGGCGGCCTCGGACTATCACGAAGATGTCCGCATCTCGGACGAAATCCTCACCCGGCTCATTGAGGCGTATCGGAAGATCCGGAACACGGCCTGCTATCTCGTCAATAACCTCTACGACTTCGATCCCGCCCGCGATGCCGTGCCGCTGGCCGAGATGTATGAGATTGACCGCTGGATCCTGGCCGAACTGACCGAGCGCCAGGAGAAAGTCCTCCGCGCCTACGAGGACTACGAGTTTCACATCGTCTTCCACACGCTTTACGCCTTCTGCACGGTCGAACTCTCGGCCATTTACTTCGATATCCTCAAGGATCGGCTCTACACGTTCGCGCCGAAATCGCACGGTCGGCGGTCGGCGCAGACGGCGCTCTACTATCTGCTCGACCGATTGACGCGATTGCTGGCTCCGATCCTGGCCTTCACCGCCGATGAGATCTGGAGCAAGATTCCCGGTCGCGCGAGCGTCGAACTTCCGTCGGTTCATCTGGCGGAATTTCCTCCGCTGGAGCACGAGTGGCGCGATCCTCATCTCCTCTCTCGCTGGCGGCGACTGCTGGAGATTCGCAGCGCGGTGCTCAAGGAGCTGGAAGTCAAACGAATGGAGAAACTCATCGGAGCGTCGCTCGAAGCCAAAGTGATTCTGGCGGCGGGCGGCGAGCTGTATGACTTCCTGGCCGGCTTTCGCGATCACCTGGCGAGCGTCTTCATCACGTCGCAGGTGGTGCTGGAACGGGCCGAGGGCGATGGTCTTCGCATCACCGTGGTGCGTGCCGAGGGACAAAAGTGCGAGCGATGCTGGAACTATTCTCCCACCGTGGGTCAGAGCGATCGCTATCCCACCGTGTGCGCCCGCTGCCTCGCCACGCTTCGAGAGCTGGAAGCGAATGCAGGGATGTGA
- the lspA gene encoding signal peptidase II yields the protein MSTTVKARFHYLILTLGVYLADQVTKRLAEALREHPSVPLIPDFFHLTYVENAGIAWGLFADAGHGGRLVLSLISLIAATGIAIYALRTPVNEKLTHWGLALVLGGVLGNLTDRLFRGAVVDFLDFTIGEFKWPTFNIADAAISIGALILIADALRSSGSSLESQVNTDENR from the coding sequence GTGAGTACGACGGTGAAAGCGCGATTTCATTATCTCATCCTCACGCTCGGCGTTTATCTGGCCGATCAGGTGACCAAGCGGCTCGCCGAAGCGCTGCGGGAGCATCCCTCGGTGCCCCTCATCCCGGATTTCTTCCATCTCACGTACGTCGAGAATGCCGGGATTGCCTGGGGATTGTTCGCCGATGCCGGACATGGCGGGCGATTGGTGCTTTCGCTGATTTCGCTCATTGCGGCCACCGGCATTGCCATTTACGCCCTGCGCACGCCGGTCAACGAAAAGCTCACGCACTGGGGATTGGCGCTGGTCCTCGGCGGCGTGCTGGGAAATCTGACCGACCGCCTCTTCCGAGGAGCGGTGGTGGATTTTCTCGATTTCACCATCGGGGAGTTCAAGTGGCCGACCTTTAACATCGCCGACGCGGCCATCAGCATCGGCGCCCTCATTCTCATCGCCGACGCCCTTCGCTCCAGCGGATCATCGCTGGAATCTCAGGTGAACACCGATGAGAACAGGTGA